In a single window of the Nicotiana tomentosiformis chromosome 10, ASM39032v3, whole genome shotgun sequence genome:
- the LOC104087814 gene encoding uncharacterized protein — MEEKKIRKEVYTNEFSRLDEFNYQDDVGGEDEVHKIIHKKRGGGSLPSGSMFMESIDASSFVKTGEKLCELLDRYVEHVGEHNVVQVISDNGSNFVSTLTEKKKEETPCAAHCIDLMLEDIEKIPNIKKALQRAIALVGFIYRHSGVLNMMRDFTKNKELVKCGITRFATSFLTLQRLQYQKTNLRAMFTSEKWVISKWSKLPKGKSVAHTVLMEIFWNQVMYILKIMGPLVKVLRLVDNKKKPAMGYIYEAMDRAKEAIAKAFGWNIAKYKDIFKIIDERWQCQLHHPLHAVGHYLNPEYFYQNSAIENFREVTDGLYACIEKLVPSTEVQDKIISEIPLYTKAEQQFGLPIVKRSRATRSPGN, encoded by the exons ATGGAggagaaaaaaataagaaaggaaGTCTATACTAACGAATTTTCTAGACTTGATGAGTTTAATTATCAAGACGATGTTGGTGGAGAAGATGAAGTCCACAAAATCATTCATAAGAAAAGAGGTGGGGGAAGCTTACCTAGTGGCTCTA TGTTTATGGAGTCAATAGATGCTTCCTCATTTGTTAAGACCGGAGAGAAACTATGTGAATTGCTTGATAGATATGTGGAGCATGTTGGAGAGCATAATGTGGTTCAAGTTATAAGTGATAATGGTAGCAACTTTGT GTCAACTCTtacagaaaaaaagaaagaagagacgCCATGTGCAGCGCACTGTATAGATCTTATGTTGGAAGACATAGAGAAGATTCCAAACATTAAGAAGGCCCTTCAAAGAGCAATTGCCCTTGTCGGTTTCATTTATAGGCACTCAGGAGTCTTAAATATGATGAGAGATTTCACAAAAAATAAAGAGTTGGTGAAATGTGGGATTACTCGATTTGCAACGAGTTTTCTGACTTTGCAACGATTGCAATATCAAAAAACTAATTTACGAGCAATGTTTACATCTGAAAAATGGGTGATTAGTAAATGGTCTAAGTTACCAAAGGGAAAAAGTGTAGCTCATACCGTCTTGATGGAAATATTCTGGAACCAGGTTAtgtatattttgaaaataatgggGCCTCTTGTTAAAGTGTTGCGATTAGTTGATAATAAGAAAAAACCTGCAATGGGGTATATTTATGAAGCCATGGATAGAGCTAAGGAGGCTATTGCAAAGGCATTTGGCTGGAATATTGCAAAGTATAAAGATATCTTTAAGATTATTGATGAAAGATGGCAATGCCAATTGCATCATCCATTACATGCAGTTGGACATTATCTAAATCCAGAGTACTTCTATCAAAATTCAGCTATTGAAAATTTTAGAGAAGTAACAGATGGGTTGTACGCTTGTATTGAAAAATTGGTTCCGAGCACTGAAGTACAAGACAAGATTATATCTGAGATACCACTGTACACTAAAGCTGAGCAACAATTTGGCCTTCCGATTGTAAAAAGATCTAGAGCGACAAGATCTCCTGGTAACTGA
- the LOC138900074 gene encoding uncharacterized protein, protein MWMVGKYIGKHTCDMNTFNENHFNLNVDLISLVLILHIESSIRYKVKECITSVAQVYGCAITKRKVFLGRKHAFEIVYGNWDKSFAALSRYMVALQHFNPETFVEWKLDHSPNIPEYIFGYVFWAFKPSIDSFVHCRPVIFIDETHIYRNYDIKILIVVAIDANGGTFPLAFSICANERQQTWTWFLNHLKQHVEDEEAYPWLMIHELDKWTLHKVGGRRWGILTTNMSESFNGLLKSARGLPVTVMVQMSFKKLAERFVERSRSASSWLEMGVQFMPQPMK, encoded by the exons ATGTGGATGGTGGGAAAATATATTGGTAAGCACACTTGTGATATGAACACATTCAAtgagaatcattttaacttgaatgttgattTGATTTCCCTTGTCTTGATTCTACACATTGaatcgtccataaggtacaaggtgaaagagtgtataacatcagTTGCGCAGGTATATGGGTGtgccattaccaaaagaaaggtatTTCTCGGGCGTAAACATGCGTTTGAGATTGTTTATGGCAATTGGGACAAGTCATTTGCCGCTCTATCGAGGTACATGGTTGCTTTGCAACACTTTAATCCCGAGACttttgttgaatggaagcttgatcACAGTCCTAACATACCAGAATACATATTCGgatatgtgttctgggcatttaaaccatcCATTGACAGTTTTGTTCATTGTCGGCCGGTAATCTTCATAGATGAGACACATATTTATCGAAATTATGATATAAAGATATTGATTGTTGTTGCAATAGATGCTAATGGAGGCACATTTCCCCTCGCATtttctatttgtgccaatgaacgTCAACAAACTTGGACATGGTTTTTAAACCACTTGAAGCAACATGTT GAAGACGAAGAAGCATATCCTTGGTTGATGATACATGAGCTTGATAAGTGGACTTTGCATAAGGTtggtggcagaagatggggaattttgactacaaatatgtcagagtctttcaacggatTGTTGAAGTCTGCCCGCGGATTGCCTGTCACTGTCATGGTGCAGATGTCATTCAAGAAgctggcggagaggtttgttgaaaggtcCCGCAGTGCATCGTCCTGGTTGGAAATGGGTGTTCAATTTATGCCACAACCGATGAAAtaa